AGTGTCATGAAGTTCCCACAAACAATGCCAACTGTTGATGCTGAAAATTGGCTCAAGCACAATTTTTTATTGAGACTTTGAATCGTTTACACCAGGTTTGATCTATTCAAATTACATTCTCAATCGGTTTACACAATTTTTCTCTTAACTCTCTTAATCGGGTCTGGGTCACTTGCTTTCGGAGTTTAGATATGAATTTGAGGGTGTATTTTGACAAAATATCAACTAGTTTGGTGTGATCCGAAATCTGTCTATTTTTCGAGTGAAAGGATCTTCTATTTATAGGCGGGAATGAATGTCTGCTTCATTCTTCTTTTCTGTTCTGATTCATTCATGTGCGCTAATTCTCATCTGCTGCTCATTGCACCTCCTCTTTTCGTCCTTTGAATCTATTAATTGCGTCTTTCTTTTCCTTATTGAGTTGTTCTCTGCATCTCTTCTTATTAAGAACTCTGCTCTTTTGTCTTCGAGTTTCTTGCTTTGCTTCTTTCTTTAGTGAAACAGTGCATTTATCGTCTATGATATTATAACATCAactcttttttcttatttctatttcttgaaattatttttttacttttaggcTTATTTTTATCTCTTACActatataacataaaattttattcagactatttttaaactttaattattcATACCCTTATTCCAGCCCTTTGCACGTACTTGTTCaatacataaaataattcaaaacaaTTTTGATGGATTTGGAAAGGTTTATTGTTGTGTAATTTATATTCTCAACCTTAGGTCTCCATTTTATGGTCTTACATATGAAAGAGAATATAATATAAGATTTGAAACCTTATAAAAAGTTCTTATCAACAACTTATTTTTAACACATGGATGCAATATGATTTGTTCTTTTTCTTCCGATTTTGGACTAATTAAGAAATACCAATATAAAGATCAATAACTATTAGTTACAACCAAAGGACTTTATACAACGAAGAAGTGATCATCATATAATAAAccacaaaacatataaaagaAAAACGACAACTCACAACATAATCCAAGCTTGCTTAGCCCTTAGAGCTTAAAAATAGGTAAAACCTATTAATTATTCAAAGAGTAATTATTAGTGCACACATAAATTATATACAAATTTAACACATACTCATGTGATAAGttatttttaacaaatagaTCCATCTTTAAATAAAGATAGATAATTGGTTAAAATTACTTTACGTAAGTGTGGATTAAATTTGTGTATAATTTATGTGTGCAATATGATTatccttattttaattaagtggCGTGGTAGTATTACTGCTTAGAGGGCTCTTTCCCAGGTTAGGTGGCCTTGGACTCGAAGTCGACCCTCCCCCTCGTCCGCCTGCACGTGGACTTGGCTCTCCTCTTATCTCCCTTGCTGCGCGAGGACTGTACCCATGCGCCACCTGACTCGGGCTCTCGAAAGCTCTCGGGGCATTGTGGGCTGGTGTCGACGTAGAGCTCGTGAGTTTAGAACTGCTCGTGCGCCTGAACTCACCTCTGCTTCGGGTCATAACTTCATCTAAAATTTCACCATCTCCTGCATATGAAGCCCCCGCTCCAATCTCTGATCCCTGTTGCCATGATAAGTTTATGTTAGTttgtagatatatatatttcatttcttttaatttaattatggaaaatggTTAAATATTCCTAAAGTGTCAATTGTGATGATgctggtgcctaatagcaaatgtttagaaaaaaaaatgaaaaatgagtaCCGTGGCGAGATTATAAGGCAGAGCTGGTGCCTCTTCGTACTCGGCGGCGTCGAGGTCTTGGAGATGAATCCCTTTGAAAAATTTAGGGAGGCAGTATTGTCTTACCGGAACCAAAAGCATAATCATTAGTGGAAACATGAGACCCGCTATTGGGACCCATGTGAGGCCGAAACATATGAGCAAATACACTGTTTGGAAAATTGTGAATGTTGCTATGGTCTTAAACGGCACCGTTTCCACGAATGTTGCGTGGTAGTCCTCGAGCACCCTGTTTGCCAAACACCAAATATTTAAAGACAAAAGCGAATGAATAAAagttggaattaaaataattattatgatgTGTGTTTTACTTGAATCTTCTGCTAGGTGCGGTGAAGAGTAATAAGATCCTTTCCCAAAACTGGTTACCGGGCAAGCTTTCGATTGCCATGAAAGCAAAGTATCCCCAGAGGACTGAGGTGGGAATCATTTTGAGGACAGGCATGGCTGCAACACATCCTCCCACCATTGTAGCCTGGAGCAAGTTACTCACACGCTGTTCTTTCACTTCAACTGGCAAAAGATCATCTATCTCTTTTTCCACATCAAAAATTGTCTCGTCTACTGGTGCATCGATGTTTCCCATGCTTGAAGCTGCACTAATTGTCGTTTCTTTTAACTCATTCAATCCCTGCCCAACATTTGATAAACACTACACTCAACCTTGATCTTGATAAAGATGTTAAATGTATAAATGTTAAACAACAAGCTTAATTACCCGAGCTGAGGACTGTTGATAAATTAGAGGGGTCTGCATTTGTTGATAAACTTCTTGCATATTACCGTAAAGTTGTCCTAAACTAGCATTTTTCCTAATACTTCTACGTGCTGAGTCAACAAGTCTGTTACGAAGCAACTGCAAAAGAGAAATAAGTAATgatcaactcaaaataaaagagatgtAGTTGTTCTGATGTTAAATAGCAGAGAAGTAGTACCTGGTGTTTGAGAGTAGCTAAACTCTTGGTATGCATTGGGGACTGTGGGATGACTCCATTTGATGGTGGCACTCCAATCAGACCACACAGTAAAGTCTGTCATCATCCAAACGAAGTAGAATTCAGCACTTGAAAATGTAACAAACAACATATATATTAAAGGGTtggtctttaatttttaatgtgtTTGTACCAGAAATCCTAGGAGAAGTAGGTCATAATGGTAAGAAGAAGGCTTTCTCAAGTTGAACTCATTTTGCTGAGCAAGCTGTGATGCTACGCTATGGTCAAAGTAGTAAAGCACCGCAATCATTGTTGCTGGAACGAATGCTCCTATGATATAGATAACTGGGACATTGAGCATGTCCTGTCATTTTGAAATGAAACTCATCATTAGTGCAATCAAACGTTGAgaataaatacacaaaaaaacAGAGGAAAATGGcttaaaacaaacacaaaaggtGGATAAATGTCAACATGCCTTAACCACAGTCCAATTATCATATGCACCGGGAGACCATGGATTAGGACTAAAGAGTCGCCTAGGGATCCCTTTTGGGACATTGCTAGATGGTATGTATGACACTGCTGTCCACACTAGAACCATTAGTGGCACACCATAGTCTGCCACTAGGCTTCTAAGCCAACCTGTTCAAAAACTCAACCAGCTTAGCTTAGAAacaaaaaatatgagaaaatgtTTCATAAGCACTTCATTTTGGAGTTCATCATACCAGAGCCGTATCTCCATGACCTTGCTTTTCGACTTCTTAATGCAGTGATCAAAAGGCCAAAGGAGAGAACTAAAGCAAACATTCCATTTGAAAATCTCCATGAAGGTATAAACTGTGGTGAGTTAGGATTTTCTCTCTTTGGTATGCGAAACTCGTCCACAATTCCCTAGTACACCAAAAAGTACAAAGAGTTAATTAATTCAAGTGCTGCATTAAACAGTACCCTAAAGCTAAAATTTGTGCTATTAAGAGTTCTTACTTTAATAGCCTGCTGCATAAAGAGCATGGCTATAAGGAGACCAAACAACTCTCCAGCAACACGGGTGAACCTATTGATGATTGAACAAGCTCCCAATATAGCCAGCATGAACAGCAGAAATGCAGTCCAAACACATATCCTTTAATGTTTAGAAAAGTCAGaacatatattacatatataaatttgtaCAACAAGTATAATTAATCAGAAGAAAACAGAGAAAAGGCAACTCACCATCCTGTCCAGGCTAAAAAGAGTTCACGACCAAGGTCAGGCCTTTCTTTAGCGAAATTGAACAAGAATGTGTACATGATGACAGTAGGCTCTGCCACTCCTAAAATCAGCAAAGGTTGACCACCGATGATTGAATGTATAATCCCACATAACGCTGTGGATGCCAAGGTTTGAACTGCCGTCAAAACTCCATCTGTAATTACCAAAGCCAATAGAATTTGTTTAAAAGAAGGATTATATGTTTATAAAAGTACTGCTTTTTAGGCAAAAGTAGAATGTTCTAAGTCAGATCTaaaagttttttctttttatttttagaagTTGGTGCCCAATTATACATACCAGTGTTCCTCTCCAGTTGTTCACCGAATGAAATGACTGGGATTGCAGAAGCGAAAAATATGTAAGTGGTGGGAGCCAAAATCCTGCATCATCAGAAATCAAGGTCATTATAGGATATAATTTAGTAGTTTTAAATTTGATCAACTAATTACTGTACATATTATACCTGAAGCCAGCTTTAATGCCACTAGTCCAATCTTGCTTGTAGCACATCAATCTTCCTCTAAGGTCATTCTTGATCCCCCGGAATGGTACAAAGGTCTCTTCCATGGCCTTAATTTCTTTCTCTCTCAGCAGTGACCTATCTAACTAATTAACTATtgtaatattatatgtatatgcaAGAACAGAGCTTCTCTACTATGTTACAATTTTCTACGGAGTTGTTGGAGTAATGGGTACCAGAGTTGCCATTATTTGATCATCAAatagaagatgatgatga
Above is a genomic segment from Cannabis sativa cultivar Pink pepper isolate KNU-18-1 unplaced genomic scaffold, ASM2916894v1 Contig3, whole genome shotgun sequence containing:
- the LOC115710758 gene encoding boron transporter 1, which encodes MEETFVPFRGIKNDLRGRLMCYKQDWTSGIKAGFRILAPTTYIFFASAIPVISFGEQLERNTDGVLTAVQTLASTALCGIIHSIIGGQPLLILGVAEPTVIMYTFLFNFAKERPDLGRELFLAWTGWICVWTAFLLFMLAILGACSIINRFTRVAGELFGLLIAMLFMQQAIKGIVDEFRIPKRENPNSPQFIPSWRFSNGMFALVLSFGLLITALRSRKARSWRYGSGWLRSLVADYGVPLMVLVWTAVSYIPSSNVPKGIPRRLFSPNPWSPGAYDNWTVVKDMLNVPVIYIIGAFVPATMIAVLYYFDHSVASQLAQQNEFNLRKPSSYHYDLLLLGFLTLLCGLIGVPPSNGVIPQSPMHTKSLATLKHQLLRNRLVDSARRSIRKNASLGQLYGNMQEVYQQMQTPLIYQQSSARGLNELKETTISAASSMGNIDAPVDETIFDVEKEIDDLLPVEVKEQRVSNLLQATMVGGCVAAMPVLKMIPTSVLWGYFAFMAIESLPGNQFWERILLLFTAPSRRFKVLEDYHATFVETVPFKTIATFTIFQTVYLLICFGLTWVPIAGLMFPLMIMLLVPVRQYCLPKFFKGIHLQDLDAAEYEEAPALPYNLATGSEIGAGASYAGDGEILDEVMTRSRGEFRRTSSSKLTSSTSTPAHNAPRAFESPSQVAHGYSPRAAREIRGEPSPRAGGRGGGSTSSPRPPNLGKSPLSSNTTTPLN